A stretch of the Papaver somniferum cultivar HN1 chromosome 6, ASM357369v1, whole genome shotgun sequence genome encodes the following:
- the LOC113285456 gene encoding uncharacterized protein LOC113285456 isoform X2, producing the protein MTDVFGNYVIQKFFEHVSAEQRKQLPKQVVGHIFPLSLQMYGCRVIQKALEVIKLDQKTQLFGMFAFYRKMLNLCPSWGLVLTAFRYHGLVFFLMVWERKSMRKEFPTTIISSMLCLIKVCSHT; encoded by the exons ATGACCGATGTGTTTGGAAATTACGTTATTCAAAAG TTTTTTGAGCATGTAAGTGCTGAGCAGAGAAAGCAACTTCCAAAGCAAGTTGTTGGCCACATTTTTCCTTTAAGTCTTCAGATGTATGGATGTCGTGTAATCCAAAAG GCACTTGAAGTTATTAAGCTTGATCAAAAAACACAGCTTTTCGGTATGTTTGCCTTTTATAGGAAGATGCTGAACTTATGTCCAAGTTGGGGTTTGGTGCTTACCGCTTTTCGTTATCATGGTCTCGTATTTTTCCTG ATGGTTTGGGAACGAAAGTCAATGAGGAAGGAATTCCCTACTACAATAATATCATCAATGCTCTGCTTGATAAAG GTTTGCAGCCATACTTAA
- the LOC113286979 gene encoding ATP-dependent DNA helicase PIF1-like — protein MYDLPPIVGTLGEEVEISSLIQEELSISISDEDLSSVQKLNEDQSRAYKTIMEAIERKESKVFFIDGPGGTGKTYLCRAILATVRKNGGIALATTTSGIAATMLPGGRTAHSRFQLPMTPTSTSTCRTKKQTEEAKLLRHGIVLMWDEATMAHPYSLEAFDRTMRDITGIEEPFGGKILIMGGDFRKVLPVIPRSTRGQTVDACLSRSHLWENVHVLHLKKNMRAAEDASYSEFLIRVGDGDEPCIANERIKVPEEMVIPWVSDASLAQLIDVTFPNLVENARDVDYMVNSALITPLNECVEKLTDRVFSIFPGEEVLFYSFDPVDDDTHGLYQQEYLNNIDPGGLPSHILKLKIGAPIMLLRNVDAKNGLCNGTRLIIKEFFPNCIDAVIISGDYIGTRVFIHRMPLEPPENLKLP, from the exons ATGTATGATCTACCGCCGATTGTTGGCACATTGGGTGAGGAAGTTGAGATTTCGAGTCTGATTCAAGAGGAGTTGTCGATTTCTATATCCGACGAAGACCTGTCTTCTGTCCAAAAGTTGAATGAAGACCAGTCTAGGGCCTACAAGACAATCATGGAAGCAATTGAGAGAAAGGAAAGTAAAGTCTTCTTCATAGATGGTCCGGGAGGTACTGGGAAGACCTATCTCTGTCGTGCTATTCTGGCGACTGTCAGGAAAAATGGTGGTATTGCGTTAGCAACAACCACGTCAGGAATAGCTGCTACTATGCTACCTGGTGGGAGGACAGCACACTCAAGGTTTCAGCTTCCGATGACACCGACATCAACTTCAACGTGTCGTACGAAGAAACAAACCGAGGAAGCTAAACTTTTGAGGCATGGTATCGTCCTTATGTGGGATGAAGCTACGATGGCGCATCCCTACTCTTTAGAAGCATTTGATCGGACGATGAGAGATATCACAGGGATTGAAGAACCATTTGGTGGAAAGATTCTGATCATGGGAGGTGATTTCCGCAAAGTACTACCAGTGATTCCAAGGAGTACAAGGGGACAGACAGTCGATGCATGTCTTAGCAG GTCACATTTGTGGGAAAATGTACATGTTTTGCATCTGAAGAAGAATATGCGTGCAGCCGAGGATGCATCTTATTCTGAGTTTTTGATTCGTGTTGGTGACGGGGATGAACCTTGCATTGCTAATGAGAGGATAAAGGTTCCGGAAGAGATGGTCATACCATGGGTTAGTGATGCTTCTTTGGCTCAGCTTATAGATGTTACATTTCCAAACTTGGTAGAAAATGCCAGAGACGTAGACTACATGGTCAATAGTGCATTGATCACACCATTGAATGAGTGCGTCGAGAAGCTTACTGACCGAGTATTTAGCATCTTTCCTGGAGAAGAGGTTTTATTCTACTCATTTGATCCTGTGGACGACGATACTCACGGTCTTTACCAACAAGAATACCTGAACAACATTGATCCTGGGGGTTTGCCATCACACATCTTAAAATTGAAGATCGGTGCTCCTATTATGTTGTTGCGGAATGTTGATGCAAAAAATGGTCTATGTAATGGTACCAGGTTAATAATCAAAGAGTTCTTCCCAAACTGTATTGATGCTGTAATTATTAGTGGGGATTACATAGGTACACGAGTTTTTATTCACAGGATGCCATTGGAGCCACCTGAGAATTTAAAGCTCCCATAG
- the LOC113285456 gene encoding uncharacterized protein LOC113285456 isoform X1 has translation MTDVFGNYVIQKFFEHVSAEQRKQLPKQVVGHIFPLSLQMYGCRVIQKALEVIKLDQKTQLFGMFAFYRKMLNLCPSWGLVLTAFRYHGLVFFLMVWERKSMRKEFPTTIISSMLCLIKRNRWIFNYCWTGYDNLSILKREIGSHCANQSCESGRRTSSPQRFTAEQWFVLE, from the exons ATGACCGATGTGTTTGGAAATTACGTTATTCAAAAG TTTTTTGAGCATGTAAGTGCTGAGCAGAGAAAGCAACTTCCAAAGCAAGTTGTTGGCCACATTTTTCCTTTAAGTCTTCAGATGTATGGATGTCGTGTAATCCAAAAG GCACTTGAAGTTATTAAGCTTGATCAAAAAACACAGCTTTTCGGTATGTTTGCCTTTTATAGGAAGATGCTGAACTTATGTCCAAGTTGGGGTTTGGTGCTTACCGCTTTTCGTTATCATGGTCTCGTATTTTTCCTG ATGGTTTGGGAACGAAAGTCAATGAGGAAGGAATTCCCTACTACAATAATATCATCAATGCTCTGCTTGATAAAG CGTAATAGGTGGATCTTTAATTATTGCTGGACTGGATACGATAACTTGAGCATCTTAAAGAGAGAGATAGGAAGCCATTGCGCTAATCAGTCATGTGAATCGGGACGTAGAACCTCTTCTCCACAGAGATTTACCGCTGAACAATGGTTCGTACTAGAATAA